AGGACAACCGACCCAACTTGAGACAGCCAAGACTGGGGGTCGGTGGAGAGGATCGTGGTTGCTGGAGTCTCTGCTGGCTGAGCGAGTTATGTGCAAGCTGGGGAGATGGAAAGAGAGTTGTGCTGGGCTCATCAGGGATCACAGAAGGAACATCCAGGACCTGATGACtatgtttgttttattctgcTTTTAATTCACGGACTGTCacaatttttaatggattatttattgattgactcTTTGGATCACTGCActatttgcattttctgtttgttttttgataaAAACATGGAAAACTTGTGCACCAACTCCTTGCTgaatgtgtgtcctcatttgcctggctcatctctaTGAGTATACGAGTATCAACGCTTCCAATAATTTTCAACTGCTAAGCCAGAGCACCATATATCACTGCAATCTAATCCAGCAGTTCTAGACCAGCAGTAATAGGACAGAAGCTAAGGCAGTGATTCTGAAATGGGCATAGTTGTAAGAGTTACAAGGTACCAGGTAACTCTGGGTGTAAAGCTGAGTAAAATGGCATTAATctgttacaataaaaattaaagttacaCTTCTGTCTTGTGCCCCACGCTGTTGAGGATAGGTTCCAGCCCACACAATCCTGAcgtggattaagctggtttgagacTGCATGAATGaatgtataattattttaaatgctgCAAAGAGTATCACCCCTGGAATGGTGTATTAGACTGCATATCTGTGTCATGGGAACAGGGCTGTGAAGTCAGAGTCAGAAGCAATTATTGGGTTACTGGAGTTGGAGTCAATAAAAATGTACCAActccatgtaaatataaattgtagccttttgataaaaatgtatcttctttttaatttgtcttttgtttaatgttacttAATGTTTGTAACATTGTAACATTAAATCCAGATGTCTTTAATAAACAATGTAACAAAGCCACAATAGCATTGCTACAGCTTTTAAACTGGGGTGCTAAAATATTAGCATGATGTTTCGTGTTGGCAGTGATAACGTTTTGTATCTTGTATGCTGTGTGCTTTGAGTCAACACAGTAAATACATTACCATTCAAAAGTCTGTGGTTACTcagaaatattaatgtttttgatTACAAAGGTTTCTGTAATAACCAATTAGTATtaacatgactaattaaggagaATCTAAGGGAgctgaccattaggacactgaagaaaTTGcttctgaaaatggggctttgtggccatatgtgaataataaattaaaaatctgtgATTTCAAGCAGTAACAGGCATTATACATACTAGTAATGCCTTCCATatattttgaaatcattttaaaggtATCTTGATgaaaaaggtatcaatttctatcaaaaacatgaacatttctaggACACCTCAAACTGTTGATTGGTACTGTATATTggcctaaattacaaatagaggagtcggagtcagtGGTACCAAAAATTGAGGAGTTGTAGTCGAAGGGTTTGTGTACTGTCAGGAATGAACAGCAGGTTGTCACTCTTCATGTAGGTGCTGCCTTCATATCAAATTGATTCAAACTGCACATTTTGCAGCAGTTctacttttatgttttgtttaaaaataaattctaaaaattGTTTATGGTTTTAGTCCTACTTATGCTTAAAATGCAAAAGTTAGTTATGAATAGGTCTCATTTTTAGCTTCAGCTTTTGAATGAAGTATCATAAACTCAAGCAAGgtatttttggagtttttctcTCACTTTTGGCCCCTTTTCGTCAATGAAGAAAATACTTTCATTTTGTCTGTACACAGAAACGGCCAACAATATTCCCACTAAAGACTGTGATACATATATAGGCGTGTTACATAAAACAAACAAGTAAGTTAACTGAAAATTTACCATTGAAAGAAAACCAGAAGACATTAACCAATAAATGTGAGAAGTACTAAAACCTAATCCTTGAAATGTTATaccatatattaaaaaatatccaaatgaagttctctcaTCAGTTATTTACCatctggttaaaaaataaattaataaagtattatAAAGTCACAGAAATTTTTTACAAGTTGTGAATTACTTCtgtttagaaagaaaaagaaatagaagaaaaattCTGCAAGCATCATAAACCATTTACTAATGGTAAAAAACAGtctcttttttaataaattaacagataaatgaaatataaagtgGCAGTTGCAGCAACCTGGATAAGTAGTAGACTTGAATGTTAATTTCTGACACAATATACTCATAAAACAGGTTTCTAGAAGATGGTGATGTCTAATTTTGTTGTTCCTCACATAAGAATTAAGTCGTTTTCAGGCAGTAACATATAGAAAACACAACTTTTTGTCCGAAACCTGACAAGCATGAGCATATACacagtttaatatataaataagtaaatattgcaaataagaatAATTCTAGTTAACAGAATATTTAccgaaaaaatgtgtttttgacatTCTAGTCGTAAAGGTATAAACACTATGCATTTTAATTAGGTTTTTTATTGAtcagtctttctcttttatttcttttatactaCTCTTGGCACTTTGTGTGGCCATGGCtgaacacattaaaataaatacatttaaaatgttgtgAAGAATTGCTCAGAAGCATTTGTGAAACTAGCTTAAAGCCCTTTGTAAGAATATACTTTTACCAACCCACCAACAAAGGTGGATTTCAAcagttatgaaaaataaaactgatatctagagctatatgatttatgtttcaaaatctaataaaataataatctctATCTAGTGTACTGTAAACCAgaggaaaataaatgtaacaaaccaGCAGAGAGAGCAAGAGATTGAATAGGTTGTCCATCTCTACAACTTTTGAAAATCACATATTTAAAagtttagcatttttattttcttctttcaaaCCTCGCCCCTAGCATGCTGTAAATAATGTTCGTAAAGGTCAGTAACAGCTTCAAACTCTTCCTCACATTCGGTACAGATAATTTGTCCTTCTTCTATAACAAGCTCTTTCTTGAGACATGGCTCATGATTAATCGCAGTGGACTCTGTACTCTCTGACGATTTATTATCTCCTCCACAGTCTGAACTTGCCTTTTGCCAACCATTTTCTGGGGAATCAGGCTTCTTTTCACTGGCTAAAGTTATCGGTTGTGAACTGCAGTCCTCGACACCAAGCAAAGACGTAGTTTTAACACGTTCTACTGGCGGGTGACGCAACTGATGTTTAAGTAGTAGACCAAGCCTGTCAAAGGAGAGGTCACAGTCCGGACACTGATAATCCTGCTGCCGTGTATGAGTTCTCTGATGTGCCTGAAGAGAACTCACTTGTCTAAAAGACTTTTTGCAAATGGAGCAAAAATGAGGCTTTTCACCTGTGTGGATCATTACATGGCGGTTTAAATTGGCAACGTGGCTGAAACTTCTACCACAGATAGTGCATCCGTgacttttttccccagtgtggaTTTTCTCATGCACTTTCAAGTTGCACTGCTGCGTGAAGCGCTTGCTGCAAAAAGTGCAACAAAATGGCCTCTCTCCTGTGTGCACTCGAAGGTGAACTTGGTAGGGTCCAGCATGGCGGAAAGACTTTCCACATTCTGTGCAAGAAAAGACAGCACCTGGACTTCTGGTGTGTGCTCGCTGATGAAGACGAAACCTTTTCCAGTCTGGTAATGTTTTTccacagtgtgaacacacataTGTCATATCCTTTGAATGCAATGCCAGGTGATTTTTCAACCCATTAGCTTGGCGAAAGCCTTTGCCGCATTGTGTACACTGGTGTGGCTTTTCCTGTTGATGAACAGACATGTGCTTATTTAAATTGGAGACATGGTTGAAGCccttcccacattcagaacatctGTGATCCTTTACCCCTGTGTGAATACGCTTGTGCACATTTAAGTTTGATAACTGAGTGAACCTCTTACCACACTGCTGGCAGATATAAGGGCGTTCACCAGTGTGGGAACGAAGGTGGATTTCATAGGTGCCAAAGTAGCTAAATGTCTTACTGCAAAAATGACATGTGAAAGGTTTCTCCCCACCATGGACTCGTAGATGGATTCGCAGCTTTTCAGGATCAGCAAATCTCTTCCTACACTTGGGCTCAGTACAAGAATGTATATTCTCCTCAGATGTTTTTGCTCCCACTGTGATGCGACGCCCTAGATCCTCAGAAGCATGCATTGCTTGATGACCTCGCAAGGTGCTGAGTTGACGAAAGGCTTTACCACAGTCTTTACAGGTGTAAGGCTTTTCACCTGTGTGTATTCGAAAATGAGCATTAAGTGCCCCCAACTGGCTGAACCCTTTTCCACACTTGCTGCATGAGTGGGGCTTGATGGACCAGTGTGTCTTCTTATGAGCATTCAAATTGGATATCTGGGCAAATGTTTTGGAACAAACTGAACATGCATATGGCCTTTCACCTGTATGGATTCGCATGTGGATTTCCAAGGGGCCATTGTGACTGAAAGCCTTCCCACATTCCTTGCAAATGAAGGGCTTTCCTCCAGTGTGGGTCCTCCTGTGTGCCAAAAAGCGTCTTGAATTGGGAAATGTTAACTCACACTCCTCGCAGTGGAACTGCTTCTCACTTTCATTATTGTGTGTAGCTTTGTGGGCCTGGAGGGAGCTAATCTGCCTAAAGCGACGGCCACATTCCTCACAGGaaaatggtttctctccagtatgaatcaTGACATGTCTATTTAGGTTAGCCAGATGGCTGAAACCTCTTCCACAGTCAGGGCATCTGTAGTCCTTCTCGCCAgaatgaatttttttgtgtgcattGAGGTTTGATAGTTGTGTAAAGCTTTTATGGCACACCTCACAGCTGTATGGTCTTTCCCCAGTATGAATTCGGAGATGAATGAGATAAGGGCCCCTGTGGGCAAAATTCTTTCCGCATACAGTACACTCCCACTTTTTGCCCCCCGCCTGTTGCAGATCTTCTGGAACTTTTCGAGGACGGCCACGGCCACGTCTTTCTGGTAAATCCTGTTCTGGAACGCGATTTATGTCTAGGAGAGCAGCAGATTCTTGCATTAACTCATTTGTATACACATAATCATGCTCCTTAAGTTTTTGGAGAAATACTATAGATTCATCACTGCTTTCTTTCTGCTCGCTCTCTGTGATGCCATAAAATGTCTCACACTCTTTATCCTCGCTAATCAGCTTATCagtctttctttctgtctcttccGGGATGTTTTCTCTTCTACATCGCTgagaattattttctaaatgcaagaTCTTATTTAAAACAGATGCTGGTTTTCTTATTTCTGGCTCCATGTCTTTCATGCCTCTTTccacttcttcatcttcttcaggCATTATGTTCCAATTTTTCTCTATCTCCTTTTTTCAAGGAGAATTCCTGTTCCTTGGTCTTTCAGATGAGAAATGAGCAGAGGGCAAGGTACAGTCACACATCAAGGCTGG
The Erpetoichthys calabaricus chromosome 17, fErpCal1.3, whole genome shotgun sequence genome window above contains:
- the LOC114667903 gene encoding zinc finger protein 665-like, with translation MPEEDEEVERGMKDMEPEIRKPASVLNKILHLENNSQRCRRENIPEETERKTDKLISEDKECETFYGITESEQKESSDESIVFLQKLKEHDYVYTNELMQESAALLDINRVPEQDLPERRGRGRPRKVPEDLQQAGGKKWECTVCGKNFAHRGPYLIHLRIHTGERPYSCEVCHKSFTQLSNLNAHKKIHSGEKDYRCPDCGRGFSHLANLNRHVMIHTGEKPFSCEECGRRFRQISSLQAHKATHNNESEKQFHCEECELTFPNSRRFLAHRRTHTGGKPFICKECGKAFSHNGPLEIHMRIHTGERPYACSVCSKTFAQISNLNAHKKTHWSIKPHSCSKCGKGFSQLGALNAHFRIHTGEKPYTCKDCGKAFRQLSTLRGHQAMHASEDLGRRITVGAKTSEENIHSCTEPKCRKRFADPEKLRIHLRVHGGEKPFTCHFCSKTFSYFGTYEIHLRSHTGERPYICQQCGKRFTQLSNLNVHKRIHTGVKDHRCSECGKGFNHVSNLNKHMSVHQQEKPHQCTQCGKGFRQANGLKNHLALHSKDMTYVCSHCGKTLPDWKRFRLHQRAHTRSPGAVFSCTECGKSFRHAGPYQVHLRVHTGERPFCCTFCSKRFTQQCNLKVHEKIHTGEKSHGCTICGRSFSHVANLNRHVMIHTGEKPHFCSICKKSFRQVSSLQAHQRTHTRQQDYQCPDCDLSFDRLGLLLKHQLRHPPVERVKTTSLLGVEDCSSQPITLASEKKPDSPENGWQKASSDCGGDNKSSESTESTAINHEPCLKKELVIEEGQIICTECEEEFEAVTDLYEHYLQHARGEV